One genomic window of Phaenicophaeus curvirostris isolate KB17595 chromosome 21, BPBGC_Pcur_1.0, whole genome shotgun sequence includes the following:
- the LOC138729806 gene encoding pinopsin-like produces MTSSANSSQEPPSNGTPGPFDGPQWPHQAPRALYLSVAALMGAVVASASVLNGLVIVVSIRHKKLRSPLNYILVNLAVANLLVTLCGSSVSFSNNINGFFVFGNRMCELEGFMVSLTGIVGLWSLAILAFERYVVVCRPLGGFRFQHQHAVCGCAFTWSWSLLWTTPPLLGWSSYVPEGLRTSCGPNWYTGGSNNNSYILALFVTCFLMPLSLILFSYTNLLMTLRAAAMQQQESDTTQQAEREVTRMVIVMLVAFLVCWLPYTTFALVVATSTGITIQPALASLPSYFSKTATVYNPIIYVFMNKQFQSCLLKMLCCGHHPWGAGKTAPAGLGPRAGVAAGELWNKMTPSHPV; encoded by the exons ATGACGTCCTCGGCCAACAGCTCGCAGGAGCCCCCGAGCAACGGGACCCCAGGGCCTTTTGATGGCCCCCAGTGGCCCCACCAGGCCCCCCGGGCCCTGTACCTGTCGGTGGCCGCGCTGATGGGCGCCGTGGTGGCCTCCGCCTCAGTGCTCAACGGCTTGGTCATCGTGGTTTCCATCAGGCACAAGAAGCTCCGGTCGCCCCTCAACTACATCCTGGTGAACTTGGCCGTCGCCAACCTGCTGGTGACGCTCTGTGGCAGCTCCGTCAGCTTCTCCAACAACATCAACGGCTTCTTCGTGTTCGGCAACCGCATGTGCGAGCTGGAGGGTTTCATGGTCTCCCTGACAG GCATCGTGGGGCTGTGGTCGCTGGCCATCCTGGCCTTCGAGCGCTACGTCGTGGTCTGCAGGCCCCTGGGAGGCTTTCGGTTCCAGCACCAACACGCCGTCTGCGGCTGCGCCTTCACCTGGAGCTGGTCGCTGCTCTGGACCACCCCACCgctgctgggctggagcagctACGTACCTGAAG GTCTGAGAACCTCCTGTGGGCCCAACTGGTACACTGGTGGCAGCAATAACAACAGCTACATCCTGGCCTTGTTTGTCACCTGCTTCCTGATGCCCCTCAGCCTGATTCTCTTCTCCTACACCAACCTGCTGATGACGCTGCGAGCG GCTGCGATGCAACAGCAGGAATCGGACACAACGCAGCAGGCGGAGCGGGAGGTGACGCGCATGGTGATCgtgatgctggtggccttcctCGTCTGCTGGCTGCCCTACACCACCTTTGCCCTCGTGGTGGCCACCAGCACGGGCATCACCATCCAACCAGCACTCGCGTCCCTGCCCTCCTACTTCTCCAAGACGGCCACAGTTTACAACCCAATCATCTACGTCTTCATGAACAAACAG TTTCAGAGCTGCCTGCTGAAAATGCTGTGCTGTGGTCACCACCCCTGGGGGGCAGGAAAAACCGCTCCGGCTGGGCTCGGCCCCCGCGCAGGCGTCGCTGCAGGCGAGCTGTGGAATAAGATGACACCATCTCACCCCGTCTAA
- the DOC2B gene encoding double C2-like domain-containing protein beta isoform X1, whose translation MTLRKGEKMTISIQEHMAIDVCPGPIKPIKQISDYFPRFPRGLPATVGRSSTLRSAVSQPSVSPTKAPREDDEDVDQLFGAYGTTPAEQPAKSQAPEEVVDPEGYESDDCTTLGTLDFSLLYDQENNALHCTINKAKLPKLDYKKGLKPMDHNGLADPYVKLHLLPGASKANKLRTKTLRNTLNPTWNETLTYYGITDEDMIRKTLRISVCDEDKFRHNEFIGETRIPLKKLKPNQTKNFNICLEKQLPIDKTEDKSLEERGRILISLKYSSQKQGLLVGIIRCAHLAAMDANGYSDPYVKTYLKPDEDKKSKHKTAVKKKTLNPEFNEEFCYEIKHSDLAKKTLEVTVWDYDIGKSNDFIGGVVLGINAKGERLKHWFDCLKNKDKKIERWHTLTNELPGAVLSD comes from the exons ATGACACTccgaaaaggagagaaaatgacCATAAGTATCCAGGAGCACATGGCTATTGATGTCTGCCCCGGCCCCATCAAACCCATCAAGCAGATCTCCGACTACTTCCCTCGCTTCCCCCGTGGGCTCCCAGCCACCGTCGGACGCAGCAGCACCCTGCGCTCCGCCGTCAGCCAGCCCTCCGTCAGCCCCACCAAGGCCCCCCGCGAGGACGACGAGGACGTGGATCAGCTTTTCGGGGCGTACGGCACGACGCCTGCCGAGCAGCCAGCCAAGAGCCAAGCACCTGAGGAGGTGGTGGACCCTGAGGGCTACGAATCCGACGACTGCA ctaCTCTGGGGACACTGGATTTCAGCTTGCTGTATGATCAAGAAAACAACGCTCTCCACTGCACGATCAATAAAGCCAAG CTGCCAAAACTTGACTACAAAAAG GGCCTGAAGCCGATGGACCATAACGGTTTAGCCGATCCATACGTCAAATTGCACTTGCTTCCTGGAGCCAGTAAG gcaAATAAGCTAAGAACCAAAACGCTGCGCAACACGCTGAACCCCACCTGGAATGAGACGCTCACCTACTATGGAATCACCGATGAGGACATGATCCGCAAGACGCTGCG GATCTCGGTCTGTGACGAGGACAAGTTCCGCCACAACGAGTTCATTGGGGAGACGCGGATCCCGCTGAAGAAACTGAAGCCCAACCAGACCAAAAACTTCAACATCTGCCTGGAGAAGCAGCTGCCG ATAGATAAAACAGAGGACAAGTCGCTGGAGGAGCGCGGCCGGATCCTCATCTCCCTCAAGTACAGCTCACAGAagcaggggctgctggtgggCATCATCCGCTGCGCCCACCTGGCTGCCATGGATGCCAACGGCTACTCCGACCCCTACGTCAAAAC TTACTTGAAACCAGACGAGGACAAGAAATCCAAGCACAAGACAGCGGTGAAGAAGAAGACACTGAACCCCGAGTTCAACGAG GAGTTTTGCTATGAGATAAAGCACAGTGACCTGGCGAAAAAGACCTTGGAAGTCACAGTGTGGGACTACGATATTGGGAAATCGAATGATTTCATAG gTGGAGTTGTGTTGGGAATTAACGCCAAAGGCGAGCGGCTGAAGCACTGGTTCGACTGCCTGAAAAACAAGGACAAGAAAATCGAGCGCTGGCACACGCTAACGAACGAGCTGCCGGGGGCCGTCCTCAGCGACTGA
- the DOC2B gene encoding double C2-like domain-containing protein beta isoform X2 translates to MTLRKGEKMTISIQEHMAIDVCPGPIKPIKQISDYFPRFPRGLPATVGRSSTLRSAVSQPSVSPTKAPREDDEDVDQLFGAYGTTPAEQPAKSQAPEEVVDPEGYESDDCTTLGTLDFSLLYDQENNALHCTINKAKGLKPMDHNGLADPYVKLHLLPGASKANKLRTKTLRNTLNPTWNETLTYYGITDEDMIRKTLRISVCDEDKFRHNEFIGETRIPLKKLKPNQTKNFNICLEKQLPIDKTEDKSLEERGRILISLKYSSQKQGLLVGIIRCAHLAAMDANGYSDPYVKTYLKPDEDKKSKHKTAVKKKTLNPEFNEEFCYEIKHSDLAKKTLEVTVWDYDIGKSNDFIGGVVLGINAKGERLKHWFDCLKNKDKKIERWHTLTNELPGAVLSD, encoded by the exons ATGACACTccgaaaaggagagaaaatgacCATAAGTATCCAGGAGCACATGGCTATTGATGTCTGCCCCGGCCCCATCAAACCCATCAAGCAGATCTCCGACTACTTCCCTCGCTTCCCCCGTGGGCTCCCAGCCACCGTCGGACGCAGCAGCACCCTGCGCTCCGCCGTCAGCCAGCCCTCCGTCAGCCCCACCAAGGCCCCCCGCGAGGACGACGAGGACGTGGATCAGCTTTTCGGGGCGTACGGCACGACGCCTGCCGAGCAGCCAGCCAAGAGCCAAGCACCTGAGGAGGTGGTGGACCCTGAGGGCTACGAATCCGACGACTGCA ctaCTCTGGGGACACTGGATTTCAGCTTGCTGTATGATCAAGAAAACAACGCTCTCCACTGCACGATCAATAAAGCCAAG GGCCTGAAGCCGATGGACCATAACGGTTTAGCCGATCCATACGTCAAATTGCACTTGCTTCCTGGAGCCAGTAAG gcaAATAAGCTAAGAACCAAAACGCTGCGCAACACGCTGAACCCCACCTGGAATGAGACGCTCACCTACTATGGAATCACCGATGAGGACATGATCCGCAAGACGCTGCG GATCTCGGTCTGTGACGAGGACAAGTTCCGCCACAACGAGTTCATTGGGGAGACGCGGATCCCGCTGAAGAAACTGAAGCCCAACCAGACCAAAAACTTCAACATCTGCCTGGAGAAGCAGCTGCCG ATAGATAAAACAGAGGACAAGTCGCTGGAGGAGCGCGGCCGGATCCTCATCTCCCTCAAGTACAGCTCACAGAagcaggggctgctggtgggCATCATCCGCTGCGCCCACCTGGCTGCCATGGATGCCAACGGCTACTCCGACCCCTACGTCAAAAC TTACTTGAAACCAGACGAGGACAAGAAATCCAAGCACAAGACAGCGGTGAAGAAGAAGACACTGAACCCCGAGTTCAACGAG GAGTTTTGCTATGAGATAAAGCACAGTGACCTGGCGAAAAAGACCTTGGAAGTCACAGTGTGGGACTACGATATTGGGAAATCGAATGATTTCATAG gTGGAGTTGTGTTGGGAATTAACGCCAAAGGCGAGCGGCTGAAGCACTGGTTCGACTGCCTGAAAAACAAGGACAAGAAAATCGAGCGCTGGCACACGCTAACGAACGAGCTGCCGGGGGCCGTCCTCAGCGACTGA